The Streptomyces sp. NBC_01298 genome contains the following window.
CTGCTGGGAGTGCCAGGCCAGGGTATGGCCGCGTACCTGCTTGCCGTTCTGCACTGCCCAGTTGTAGACGCGGTCACCGGCGGCGAAGTCGAACTGGCCCTGCTGGGGTTCGGTGGCGTCGATCTTCATCTCGTTCTCGGGCGTCACCGAGTTGAACTCGCGGCCGGCGATCGTCGTGTACGCCGAGTCGCCCAGCCTGCCGGAGGCGATGGCGGTTCCGAAGTACCGGCCGCTCTGCGCCGCGGCGCCGCCGAGCGTGCTCTCGGCGGCGTGTGAGGCCGACGGCGCCACCAGCGCGGTGGCCGTACCGAGGACGCCGACGACCAGGGCCGCACACAGGCCGCCTATTTTCCGGCGGACGGTGGATGGGGGAATGGCTTGTGAGCCCATGAATGAGCCTCCAGAAAGAAATCGCGGAAGGGTTGAATCGCGGCATTGTGAATCCGCGTGAACGACGCTCGCGTCCATGGGAAAGGGACGCTCATGAGCGCGCAATGATCCGAGGACGGTGCCCGGAACCGGACACGGACGGGCCACACCGCCTCGACCATCAGTCTGGAAACCCCGCCGAAACAAGTCAAGAGTTTCGAAATCATTTCGAGAATCTGTCTCGCGTGGGCGCTTGGTAGCCCTTTTCATTGAGTGGTCCCTCATCGAAAGTATTTCGATGAGGGACCACTCAACGGTCAGCGCACGACCGTGTTGAACCCCAGTGCGGGCTTTGCGTTCCGGACGAGGGACTTGGCCTGCTCCGGCCACCACGCGCCGGCCGCGGGATCGACGATGCCGTACTCCGGGTCGATGGTGCCGCCCGGGATGCCGCGGTTGCACTGGCCGTCTGACTGGCCGACGGTCTTGATCCACAGGTAGGCGTCGACGAGCGGGACGCCGGTGTTCGCGGTCGGCCGGTCGCCGACGCCGCGACCCGGGGCGTTGCACCAGGTCTGCGGGTCGCCGCCGTACTTGCCCGCGGGCGGGGTCCAGGCGCCCTGGCCGTTGCGGCTCGTGTCGACGGCCAGGTGGGTGAGCTCCTGCGCGGGCGGGGTGCCGACGTTCTGCTGGAACCAGCGGTCGGTCCAGTGCCACGTGGACGGATCGTCCACGTTCACGGAGTTTCCCGGCTGTCCGTCGTTCGGCGCCGCGGGGGAGTAGTACTGGCTCGCGCACCAGTCGGTGTGCCCCCTGGCCCAGTCCGGGCCCTTGGTGGCGAACCACAGACACTGGGAGACCCAGGTGCCGTAGTGGGTGGACAGGTCGGTGGCCAGATAGTTGGAGACGTTCAGCGAGAAGCCCTGGGTACGGGTGACCCCGGCCTGGAGGAGGCGTTGTGCGATGTCGCCGACGCTGCGCCAATGGCTGTTGCCGGCGTCCAGGTAGACGACGCTGTTCGGCTGCCGTTCCAGGGCGTCTATCGCATGGTTGAGGTCGGCGAAGCGTCCTGTGGTGATCGCGCCGGTGGGGTCGCTGTCGGGACCGCAGTCGGAGGGGAGGTTGGCCAGCCCGTCCGGTTCGAGGATGACGACGGCCTTGCTCCGGCCGAGCCCGCGGGCGAAGGCGCTGATCCAGGCCTGGTACTCGGCGTCCGACTGCGCACCGCCGGAGGAGTACTGGGAGCAGTCGCGCAGCGGGATGTTGTAGGCCACCAGGACGGGAACCGTCCGGGTTCGCTCGGCTCGGCGCACCAGGTCGCGCACCCGGGGCTCGACCTGCTCCGGGGTGCCGTCGGTGAACCAGGCGGCTTCCGGCCAACTGGCCAGCTTCGCCATGGACTTGGCGCCCTCGAAGTCCCGGTGGAGGAGGTCGGTGACGGCCTGGTGGGCTGCGTCGCCGTCGGGGTCGACGTAGAAGCGGGTGTTCGCCGGAAGCGTGTGGGAGACCGGCGCGGAGCCCGCCTCGGCAGATGTCGGGGCGAGGGCGCCCAGGAGCAGCGTGAGTGTGCTCGCTGTCAGGGCTAATCGGTGCAGGGGGATGCGCACGGGGTTCCTTCGGCTGGGGGTTGGCCTTCGGCGAGGGGTGAGGGAAGGGGGATCGGCTCAATAGCCGTAGATCATCTTGTAGGCGACCTCCGGCAGGAACTGTCCGGCCGAGGAGCCGGCGCCGACGCCGCAGTTGCCGTCGGACTCGCCGGGGACCTTGATCCACAGCAGCATCTCGGCGCCGCCGCCGCGCTGGCTGGGCGTGCCGATCCGGCGGCCGGCGGGGTTGCACCACTGGCCGTTGGAACCGTTGCCGTTGCGGCTGGTGTCGACGACGAACGGCTTGGTGTAGCCGTAGGACCCCAGGGCGGAGTTGACCGCGTTGCCGTAGGAGGTGTTCTGGTCGGTGGTGAAGTAGTTGGAGACGTTCAGCACGAAGCCGCGTGCCCCGCTGACGCCGGCGGCGGCGAGCTGCTGCGCCATGGTCGAGGCGCCGATCCAGCCGGGGTTGCCGGCGTCGAGGTAGACCCAGGTGTTGGGTGCCTTGGCGTTGAACTGGGCGATGGCGTTCTTCAGCATGGCGTTGCGCTCGGCGATCTGGGCGGCCGTCATGCAGCTCTCGTGGCCGAGCGCGTCGGGTTCGAGGACGACGACGGCCGGGCGGTTGCCGATGCCACTGGCGAAGGCAGTGATCCAGGCGTCGTACGCGGCTCGGCTCCCGGCGCCGCCGCCGGAGTGGCCGGCGCAGATGTCCCGGTTGGGGATGTTGTACGCGACCAGGATCGGCAACTTGTCGAGGGAGTCCGCGCGGCCGGCGTAGGCGCCGGTGGCCGCGCCGATGTCGCCGCTCCAGTTGCCGAACCAGCGGGCCGCCGGCGTGTTGGCGATGGACGTACGGATCGCCGCCGCCCGCCCGTCGCCTGGATTCGCGTTGCTCCACCGCAGGGCGGAGTTGTCGGGGTCGGTGTAGAAGCCGCTGGTCATGGTGGTCGGGTCGGCGGCGTACGCGGGGCCGGCGCTGATCAGGGCCAGGCCCGCGGTGAGGGCTGCCGCCAGCAGGGCGGATGCGGCTCGGACGGACTTGCGCATGGTTCTTCCTCCGATGGATGGGGAAGTGGAAGCGCTTCCAATGCTGAGATGGGTCGGACCGCGCTGAGGGGATGATTGGGTTCGTCGCCAGGGTGTGTCAAGTGGTTGAACGCAGAACTGCCGCCAGGGCCGGTATTGCTGTGATGGGTTGGAAGCGCTACCAAATCGAGACCAAGGGCGACATTCGTGCGTAGGTCCGAAGTCGGGGCGGCGCATGGAATCATGGCCGCTGTTCGCCGTCCGCGTGAGCCCGAGGAGCAGTTCTCTCATGGAGCCGTCACCCAAGCGCATGCCGACTCTCGACGAGGTGGCCGCACGTGCCGGCGTATCGCGCACGGCGGCCTCCCGGGTGATCAACAACGCCCCGCACGTCAGCCGTGCCAAGCGGGAGGCGGTCCAACGGGCGGTGCGCGAGCTGGATTTCGTGCCCAATCCGTCCGCGCAGGCCCTGGCGAGCCGCAGGGTCGGAGCGGTGGTGCTGGCGGTCTCCAGCGATGAACCGGGGCTGTTCGCGGACCCGTTCTTCGCGGAGGTCATCATCGGCGTCAGTGAGGCGCTGGAGCAGACCGAACTGGAACTGATCCTGCTGCTGGCCAACACTCCGCGCGGCCGGGAGAGGTTCGAGCGGTTGCTCCGTTCCCGCCGGGCCGACGGCGTCATGCTGATGGCGCTTCGGGGCGACGATCCGCTGGGCCGCCTGGGAGAGGAGGTCGATCTCCCCGTCGTCTTCGGCGGGCTCCCGCTCACCGGCGAGCCCACGTGGTACGTGGACGCCGACAACCGGGGCGGTGCCCGACTGGCCGCCGAGCACTTCGCGCGCACGGGCCGCCGACGGCCCGTCATGATCACCGGTCAGGTGGACGCCAGGGCCGCGGTCGCGCGGGAACAGGGGTTCACCGACGGTCTGACCTTGTCCGGCCTGCCGCTGCTCGGGGTCGAGCCCGGGCAGTTCACCGAGGAGGGCGGCGCCGAGGCGATGGAGCGGCTGCTCCGGGCGCACCCCGATCCCGACGCGGTGTTCGCGGCCTCCGACGCGATGGCCATCGGCGCTCTGCGCACCTTGCGGGAACGGGGGCTGCGGGTGCCCGAGGACGTCGCGGTGATCGGCTTCAACGACCTGGCGAGCGCCCGGCACACCAGCCCGCCGCTGACCACCGTCCATCAGCCGGTACGGGCGCTGGGCCAGGAGATGGCCAGGATGCTGGTCAGTGCCATCGAAGGACACCGCCCCAGCCCGTTGATCCTCCCGACCCGCCTGACCGTGCGCGAGTCGGCCCCCGATCTGCCCGCGCCCGCCTGACCGTGCGCGAGTCGGCCCCCGATCTGCCCGCGCCCGCCTGGCCGACGGGCGCGGGCGGCAGGGCCGGCCCGATCTGACGGGAGCGCCTCGCGCTCGATTTCCCGCCGCCGGGATCGGCCCCTGGCGATCGGGGGACTCGCGCCGGGTCAGATGAATCGCCACAGGTGGTCGTTGCTGCCGTTGTCGTCCCAGAGGACGGTCTGTGCTCCCTGGGCGGTGGAGGCGCCGGAGACTCCGAGGACGCGGCCGCTGCTGGCGCACTGGATCCTGAAGGTGTCGCCGCCGCCGTGGCGCAGGCGCCACCGGTGGTCGGCGGCGCCGTCGTCCGCCCACTGGACGATCCGGGCGCCGTTGGCGGCGGCGCCGTTCTCCACGGCGAGGACCTTGCCGCTGTGGGAGTTGCGCAGGCGCAGATGGCCGCCGGTGTCGACGACGGCCGTCCAGAGATGGTCGGCGGTGCCGGTGTCGTCCCACTGGATGGCGAGGCCGCCGTCGGCGGTGGACATGTCCTTCACGCCGAGGACCCGCCCGCTGGCGACGTTCTGGATGCGCCTGGCGCCGTCGGGGAGGAACTGCCACTGTCCGGCGGGGGCGCCGGTGTCGGGTATCTGTACGGCTGCGGCGCCGTTGGCGGTGGAGCCGCCTTCGATGCCGAGCAGCTTGCCGGTGTGGACGTTCCGAAGCTTGTGGTAGCCGTTGCCGGCGTCGACGACGGTCCAGCGGTGGTCGGCGGTGCCGGTGTCGGCCCACTGGAGGACCGGGGCGTTGTCGGCGGTGGACATGTCCTTCACGCCGAGGACCTTGCCGCTGTTGAGGTTGCGCAGCCGCAGTGCGGTGCCGTCGACGAGGAGGAGCCAGTCGTGGTCGGCGGTGCCGGAGTCGGTCCACTGCAGAGCGAGGCCCCCGTCGGCGGTGGACATGTCCCGGATGCCGAGGACGAGTCCGCTGGCCGCGTTGACGAGACGGAAGCCGGGACTGTCGGTCCGCCAGTAGACGGTGTAGTTGAAGCCCTGGGCGTCGTGGAACGGGCCGAGTTCGACCTTCGTTCCGTTGGCGGTGGCCGCGAACGCGAGGGCGGTGCTGCTGGTCCGGGTGATCGAGGAGGGGTCCAGGACCGGGAGGGAGGACAGTGTGGTGCTGCCGTAGTTGCCGGCGAGGACGGCGGGGCCGTAGGTGATCGCCGCGACACCGGGGGTGTCGTTGGAGGCCTGGAGGGCCACGCGCATGGGGAGCTTCACGGTGACGGTGTCGCCGGAGGCCCAGGACCGGGTGAGCGTGGCGTAGGTGCCCGGACCGGCCGTGACGCTCTGGGCGACGCCGTTGACGCTGACGGTGGCGCCCGAGCTCCATCCGGGGATGCGGACGCGCATCGACCAGGTCCCGCCGGCGTCGCCGGTGACCTTGAGCGTCGTGGTGTCGTCTGCCGGATAGGAGGTGGTCTGGGTGACGGTGACGCCTCGCTGGGCCCAGTTCAGGACGGAGGGGAGGAACAGGTTCACGGTGAGGGTGGTGCTGCCGTCGTGGAAGTAGATGGAGTCCATCAGCTTGGTGTGGGACTCGACGCCCGTTCCCTGGCAGCACCAGAACGTGCCGTAGTCGGTGCTCCAGGTGCCGCCGCCCCACGCCGGGCCCTTGCCGCGGCGGCCGCCCGGGTTGAGGGGGGTGAAGTAGGTGACGTGTCCGTGCGGGTCGGCCGGGTTCTGGGCGCCGATGACGTGGTTGAGCAGCGCCTTCTCGTAGAAGTCGAAGTACGACGCCCGGCCGGGGTCCAGCTGCCACAGTTCTCGGGTCAGCTTGAGCATGTTGTAGGAGTTGCAGAGCTCGCAGGTGTCGGGGACGAGGAAGCCGGAGATGGCGTTCGGGGCCCGGAAGTGTTCCGCCTGGCTGTTGCCACCGATGGCGTAGGTGTGCGAAGTGGTGCAGATCGTCCACGCGTTGGCGGCGATGTCGCGGTAGCGGGTCGTCCCGGTGGCCTTGTACGCGCGGACGGCTCCGATCCACTTGGGTACCTGTGTGTTGGCGTGCAGACCGTTCAGTCGGTCCAGGTTCGCGGCGAGGGGGTCGAAGACCGCCGCATGGTCGAAGCGCTGGGCGGTGGTCAGCCAGCGTGCGTCGCCGGTCTGTTGGTGGAGGTCGGCCAGTACCTCGTTCATGCCGCCGAACTCGACGCCCAACAACGACTGCATCGTGCTCTGGCTGAGCGCGGCGGTGCGCCGGTCGACCCAGCCGGCGAGCGCGAGGAGTACGTCGCGGGCCTGCGTGTTGCCGATGAGGCGCCATACGTCGAGCAGGCCGGCCATGGTCTTGTGGACGCAGTAGTACGGCACGTTGCCGTTGGTCAGCGTGCCTGCTTCGAGGCTGTTGAAGTCGGCCTCGGGAAAGCCCGACAGGTAGCCGGCGGAGAAGCCCGCGGTGGAGTTGTTGGCCTGGCACTTGGCGAGTTCGGCCACCATGCGGTCGGCCTTGTCGCGGCAGGTGGTGTCCCCGACCGCGGCGTAGGCCTGTGCCCATGCCGTGAGGAAGTGGCCCTGTACGTGGGTGCGGAAGGGGAACGCCGGGTCGTCCCATCCTCCGGTCGGGGTCGCGGCGTTGGTGGAGAGCCGGTGGTTGGCGCGGAAGTTGTACAGCAGGCGGTCGACGTCGATGAAGCGGAGATAGGCCAGGGTGCGGTTCTGGTTGTCGAGCCATCGGCTGCTGGTGAGCTGGACCTGACCCAGGTCGAACGGGAACGCCGACACTCCGACGTCGGACCCGACCGGGGGCGTCTGGGCCGCGGCGGAGACGGTGTTGAGTACGGGGCCGACAGCCGCGGCCACGGCCGCGACGCCGGTCGCCTTGATCATGGCACGGCGGCCTAAGGGGGGAACCGGCATCGCGAACTCCGTGGTCCGTGAGAGATGGGGGCGCCGGGCACAAGGGCTGTTGGGCTTCGCCCGGCGGTTGCGAGGTCGGTGCTGCGGCCGCCTGCTGCGCATGAGTGTTAGCGCTCACAATTGACGTGTCAATACTTTCGACGGGCGGCGCCGACAAGGCCGGCCGGCGCACCGCGCACCGCGCGCAGCTGCTCCGGGCGGCCGATCCGCTCCGGCGGCGTGCATCGCGGCCACGTACACCGCGGTCACATGGGGTCGGCTGGGCGGGCGGTGAGTGCGAGCCGGCAGGTGGCGGACGTGGACCGCCACCTGGCCGCTGCATCAGCGGTGTTCAGGGCCTGCCCGGCGGTTGCTTCGGGCTCGGGCTCGGGATCGGGTACGTGATGTCGAACCACGCGAAGTGGGCTTGGCCGGTGGAGGGGCGGCCGTTGGAGGTGGCGTAGAGGCCGAGCTGGATGCCGGTGAACAGCGGGGTGAGGAAGGTGGCTTCGACGGTGGTCAGGTCCTGCCAGGCTCCGTCGGGTGTCGCGCGGGCGAAGGTGTGGCTGAAGCCGCGGATGCGGACCCGCAGGCGAACGGGGCCCGGGGGGACGGGAACGCCGGCCAGTACCTCGGCCCCGCGGCGGAGGCTGAGTCCTTCCGCGGTGCGGAGGAAGAGGAGATGGGTGTCGTCGTCGAGGACGACGGCGAGGCCCGCCTCCTCGTCCGGTGCGGCGGGGGCGAAGTGCAGTTCGGTGGAGACGTCGCAGTCGGGCTGTTCCTGGGGTCGGGCCAGGAGGGACGGGGTGGTGCGGTCGCCGAGGCGTTCGGGTCGGAGCTGGAGGCGGAGCCCGTCGCCGGTGGTCCAGAACCGCTCCGGTGGTGTGCGCAGGCTGCTCCAGTCCGCGCAGAGCATGGCGAAGTCGTCGTGGACGGGGCGGCGTGGGTCGGTGTGGGCGACGGGGGAGAAGACCGGCCAGCCCGCGTCCCAGGTGATCCGGCTGAGGAAGGTCTCGCGGCCGAGGGCGGAGCCGGGGCGGACGCCCAGGAGGACGGCCCGCCAGTCGCCGTACGGGGTTTGCACGAGGTCGGCGTGCCCGGTGCAGGTGACCGGCCCCTCGGCGGGTGGGAGCACCGGGTTGCCGGGGGCGCCCTCGTAGGGCCCGGTCACGTGATCGGCGCGGGCGGCCACCACGCTGTGGTCCACATCGGTGCCGCCCTCGGCGGTGAGCAGCAGGTAGCTGCCGTCGATCTTGTAGAGGTGCGGGGCTTCCGACCAGCGGGCGCCCGGGTGGCTTCCCGACCACAGGACGTGCTCGGGTCCCGTCAGCCGTCGTTCCTGGGGAAGGTATTCGCGCATCCAGATCTCGGTGCGGCCCGCGGCTTCGTCCACGACTCGTGCGGCGGTGAACCAGGCCCGGCCATCGCCGCCGTCCCCCTGCCCGTTGCCGTCGCCGTCGCCGTCGCCGTCGTCCGGCCCGTCGTCGAAGAACAGCGACGGGTCGAAGCCCTCGCCGTCCAGCCAGTTCGGCTGAGACCACGGCCCCGCCGGGTCGGTCGCCGTGACGACGAAATGGCCGGGGCCGTCCATCAGCGTGCAGACGAGATGGAAGACCCCGTCATGGTGCCGGATCGTCGGTGCGAACAGCCCCCGGGAGGGCTCGCACCCGTCGAGATCGAGCTGAGAAGCCCGGTCGAGCGCGGAGCCGATGCGCCGCCAGTTCAGGAGGTCGCGGCTGTGGAACACGGGAAGCCCCGGGAACCATTCGAAGCTGGACGTCACCAGGTAGTAGTCCGCGCCCACGCGGCAGACGGACGGGTCGGGCCGGAACCCGGGCAGCACGGGGTCACCGAAGACGGGGTCACCGAAGACGGGATCATCGAACGACGTGGTCATGGAACGGGGACGATCTGGACCGGCACGGACAGCACCCGGTCGGCCACCGGGTGGCGTACGGGGCCCTCCAGAGTGAAGGAGCCCTGGAGCGGAAGATCGCCGCTGGACCGTCCGACGGCCACGCCGATCTCCCCGGGCTCCACTCTTCTGCGCAGGTCGAGCCCGGTGAACGAAGTCCGGTCGGCGTGGACGGAGAAGGTGATCCGGGCGGCCGCGCCCGGCCGCAGTTCGACCCTGGCGAATCCGGCGAGCCACCGCTGCGGCCGGACGACGGACGCCACGGGGTCCGAGAGGTACAGCTGCACCACCTCCGTCCCCGCCACCTCGCCGACGTTGCGCACGGTGACCGAGACGGAGACGGCCCCGTCCGTCGCGGCGACGGGATCCACGGAGAGCTCCGAGCAGGTGAAGCTGGTCCAGCTCAGTCCGTGTCCGAAGGGGAACAACGGGGTCGGGTCCACCGAGCTCCAGTCGGAGTGCCCGCCGAGCCTCGCGTGCAGGTAGGTGCCGGGCTGGCCGCCGACCTGGCGGGGGATGGAGACGGGCAGCCGCCCGGACGGTTCCGCGGCCCCGCTGATGATCCGGGCCAGCGCCGTCCCGCCCTCCTCACCGGGGAAGAAGGCCTGCACCACGGCCGATGCGCGCTCGGCCAGCGTGCCGAGCGCGTAGGGCCGTCCGGAGACGAGGACCAGGACGGTCGGTACCCCGGAGTCCAGAACGGCGGAGGCGAGTGCGGCCTGGTCGCCGGGCAGGTCGAGGGTCTCGGCGTCGCAGCCCTCTCCGGAGGTGCCCCGGCCGAACATGCCGGCCCGGTCCCCGAGCACCAGGACGTTCACGTCCGGATCGTCCGCGGTCACCGTGAACCCGGCAGCGGTGAGCGCCTCGCCGAGCGTCGGGATCTCCAGCCCGAGGTCGCCGGGCAGCGCGACGTGGTTGGGGAAGGAGTAGCAGCCGAGGAAGGACTGGGGGTCGTCGGCGTACGGCCCGCTGACCGCCACGCGGCACGGTCGCAGCGGCAGGATGCCGTCGTTGGCGAGCAGCACGGTGGACCGTTCGGCCAGGAGCCTGGCCAGTGCCCGGTTCTCCGGCGGGTCGAGGTCGACCGGCTCGGCCTTGACGGGTTCCCAGTCGGGGTCGAGCAGGCCGAGTTCGGCCTTCTGTAGCAGGACCCGTTCCGCGGCCCGGTCGATGAGCTCCTCGGACACGGCTCCCGACCGGACGAGTCCGGTCAGCGGTTCGCCGTAGCAGCGGGCCGTGGGCAGCTCGACGTCGATTCCGGCGGTCAACGCCAGCGCGCCGGCCGCGCCCCGCGATCCGGTGACGCCGTGCCGGGTCTCCAGGAAGGAGACGGCGTAGTAGTCGGCGACGACCACACCGCTGAAACCGAGCTCGCCTCTCAGTAGCTCGGTCAGCAGCCGTGCGTCGGCGGCCACCGGAACGCCGTCCACGTCGGTGTAGCTGTTCATCACCGACCGGGCGCCCCCCTCGTGCAGCGCCCGTACGAAGGGCTCGACCAGTACGTCGGCGAACTCGCGCGGCCCCGAGGAGACGGGGGCCATGTTCCGGCCGCCGCGCGAGGCCGAGTACCCGGCGAAGTGCTTGAGCGTCGCCACGATCCCGGCGCCTTCCAAGCCCTGCACGTAGGCGGTGCCGATCGCTCCGACGAGATAGGGGTCCTCGCCGATGCACTCCTCGGTCCTGCCCCACCGGTAGTCGCGGACCACGTCGAGCACCGGAGCCAGCCCTTGGTGTACGCCGACCCGCCGCATCCCCGCGCCGATGGCGGCGGCCATCCGGCGCACGAGCCCGGGATCGAAGGATGCACCCCAGGCCAGCGGCCCGGGGAAGACCGTCGCCCCGAA
Protein-coding sequences here:
- a CDS encoding glycoside hydrolase family 6 protein — translated: MRIPLHRLALTASTLTLLLGALAPTSAEAGSAPVSHTLPANTRFYVDPDGDAAHQAVTDLLHRDFEGAKSMAKLASWPEAAWFTDGTPEQVEPRVRDLVRRAERTRTVPVLVAYNIPLRDCSQYSSGGAQSDAEYQAWISAFARGLGRSKAVVILEPDGLANLPSDCGPDSDPTGAITTGRFADLNHAIDALERQPNSVVYLDAGNSHWRSVGDIAQRLLQAGVTRTQGFSLNVSNYLATDLSTHYGTWVSQCLWFATKGPDWARGHTDWCASQYYSPAAPNDGQPGNSVNVDDPSTWHWTDRWFQQNVGTPPAQELTHLAVDTSRNGQGAWTPPAGKYGGDPQTWCNAPGRGVGDRPTANTGVPLVDAYLWIKTVGQSDGQCNRGIPGGTIDPEYGIVDPAAGAWWPEQAKSLVRNAKPALGFNTVVR
- a CDS encoding glycoside hydrolase family 6 protein, whose translation is MRKSVRAASALLAAALTAGLALISAGPAYAADPTTMTSGFYTDPDNSALRWSNANPGDGRAAAIRTSIANTPAARWFGNWSGDIGAATGAYAGRADSLDKLPILVAYNIPNRDICAGHSGGGAGSRAAYDAWITAFASGIGNRPAVVVLEPDALGHESCMTAAQIAERNAMLKNAIAQFNAKAPNTWVYLDAGNPGWIGASTMAQQLAAAGVSGARGFVLNVSNYFTTDQNTSYGNAVNSALGSYGYTKPFVVDTSRNGNGSNGQWCNPAGRRIGTPSQRGGGAEMLLWIKVPGESDGNCGVGAGSSAGQFLPEVAYKMIYGY
- a CDS encoding LacI family DNA-binding transcriptional regulator; this translates as MEPSPKRMPTLDEVAARAGVSRTAASRVINNAPHVSRAKREAVQRAVRELDFVPNPSAQALASRRVGAVVLAVSSDEPGLFADPFFAEVIIGVSEALEQTELELILLLANTPRGRERFERLLRSRRADGVMLMALRGDDPLGRLGEEVDLPVVFGGLPLTGEPTWYVDADNRGGARLAAEHFARTGRRRPVMITGQVDARAAVAREQGFTDGLTLSGLPLLGVEPGQFTEEGGAEAMERLLRAHPDPDAVFAASDAMAIGALRTLRERGLRVPEDVAVIGFNDLASARHTSPPLTTVHQPVRALGQEMARMLVSAIEGHRPSPLILPTRLTVRESAPDLPAPA
- a CDS encoding beta-L-arabinofuranosidase domain-containing protein — translated: MIKATGVAAVAAAVGPVLNTVSAAAQTPPVGSDVGVSAFPFDLGQVQLTSSRWLDNQNRTLAYLRFIDVDRLLYNFRANHRLSTNAATPTGGWDDPAFPFRTHVQGHFLTAWAQAYAAVGDTTCRDKADRMVAELAKCQANNSTAGFSAGYLSGFPEADFNSLEAGTLTNGNVPYYCVHKTMAGLLDVWRLIGNTQARDVLLALAGWVDRRTAALSQSTMQSLLGVEFGGMNEVLADLHQQTGDARWLTTAQRFDHAAVFDPLAANLDRLNGLHANTQVPKWIGAVRAYKATGTTRYRDIAANAWTICTTSHTYAIGGNSQAEHFRAPNAISGFLVPDTCELCNSYNMLKLTRELWQLDPGRASYFDFYEKALLNHVIGAQNPADPHGHVTYFTPLNPGGRRGKGPAWGGGTWSTDYGTFWCCQGTGVESHTKLMDSIYFHDGSTTLTVNLFLPSVLNWAQRGVTVTQTTSYPADDTTTLKVTGDAGGTWSMRVRIPGWSSGATVSVNGVAQSVTAGPGTYATLTRSWASGDTVTVKLPMRVALQASNDTPGVAAITYGPAVLAGNYGSTTLSSLPVLDPSSITRTSSTALAFAATANGTKVELGPFHDAQGFNYTVYWRTDSPGFRLVNAASGLVLGIRDMSTADGGLALQWTDSGTADHDWLLLVDGTALRLRNLNSGKVLGVKDMSTADNAPVLQWADTGTADHRWTVVDAGNGYHKLRNVHTGKLLGIEGGSTANGAAAVQIPDTGAPAGQWQFLPDGARRIQNVASGRVLGVKDMSTADGGLAIQWDDTGTADHLWTAVVDTGGHLRLRNSHSGKVLAVENGAAANGARIVQWADDGAADHRWRLRHGGGDTFRIQCASSGRVLGVSGASTAQGAQTVLWDDNGSNDHLWRFI
- a CDS encoding glycoside hydrolase family 43 protein; translated protein: MTTSFDDPVFGDPVFGDPVLPGFRPDPSVCRVGADYYLVTSSFEWFPGLPVFHSRDLLNWRRIGSALDRASQLDLDGCEPSRGLFAPTIRHHDGVFHLVCTLMDGPGHFVVTATDPAGPWSQPNWLDGEGFDPSLFFDDGPDDGDGDGDGNGQGDGGDGRAWFTAARVVDEAAGRTEIWMREYLPQERRLTGPEHVLWSGSHPGARWSEAPHLYKIDGSYLLLTAEGGTDVDHSVVAARADHVTGPYEGAPGNPVLPPAEGPVTCTGHADLVQTPYGDWRAVLLGVRPGSALGRETFLSRITWDAGWPVFSPVAHTDPRRPVHDDFAMLCADWSSLRTPPERFWTTGDGLRLQLRPERLGDRTTPSLLARPQEQPDCDVSTELHFAPAAPDEEAGLAVVLDDDTHLLFLRTAEGLSLRRGAEVLAGVPVPPGPVRLRVRIRGFSHTFARATPDGAWQDLTTVEATFLTPLFTGIQLGLYATSNGRPSTGQAHFAWFDITYPIPSPSPKQPPGRP
- a CDS encoding glycoside hydrolase family 3 N-terminal domain-containing protein; the protein is MPEPWRDPLIPASVRVADLLKRMTLEEKAGQLTGFWALPSDPGAPVAPMEDDSGETAPGLDDIVAHGLGQLTRVYGTAPITAEAGMERLASLQRQVTGSGRFGIPAIAHEECLTGFMTFGATVFPGPLAWGASFDPGLVRRMAAAIGAGMRRVGVHQGLAPVLDVVRDYRWGRTEECIGEDPYLVGAIGTAYVQGLEGAGIVATLKHFAGYSASRGGRNMAPVSSGPREFADVLVEPFVRALHEGGARSVMNSYTDVDGVPVAADARLLTELLRGELGFSGVVVADYYAVSFLETRHGVTGSRGAAGALALTAGIDVELPTARCYGEPLTGLVRSGAVSEELIDRAAERVLLQKAELGLLDPDWEPVKAEPVDLDPPENRALARLLAERSTVLLANDGILPLRPCRVAVSGPYADDPQSFLGCYSFPNHVALPGDLGLEIPTLGEALTAAGFTVTADDPDVNVLVLGDRAGMFGRGTSGEGCDAETLDLPGDQAALASAVLDSGVPTVLVLVSGRPYALGTLAERASAVVQAFFPGEEGGTALARIISGAAEPSGRLPVSIPRQVGGQPGTYLHARLGGHSDWSSVDPTPLFPFGHGLSWTSFTCSELSVDPVAATDGAVSVSVTVRNVGEVAGTEVVQLYLSDPVASVVRPQRWLAGFARVELRPGAAARITFSVHADRTSFTGLDLRRRVEPGEIGVAVGRSSGDLPLQGSFTLEGPVRHPVADRVLSVPVQIVPVP